The Candidatus Zymogenus saltonus genome includes a region encoding these proteins:
- the pseG gene encoding UDP-2,4-diacetamido-2,4,6-trideoxy-beta-L-altropyranose hydrolase, which yields MDLSGQTLVIRADGNTRIGSGHVMRCLALAQGWQDRGGRVVLLLGEETASVRERWRGEGMEVEVISADPGGDKDAVKTADFARASGADWIVVDGYRFDARYQRIIKETGQRLLFLDDYGHADHYYADIVLNQNIQAHEELYKKREPYTVLLLGTDYVLLRREFLKRRGYGREIPEVAKKILITMGGSDPDNCTMKVLEALSLLKLRDIEAMVVIGGENPHYEDLKSRVTGAPFSIRLERNVTNMPELMAWADLAISAGGSTVWELAFMGLPAIIVVLVDNQRGAALGVSEKGAGISLGFCSRVVPQEIAESVYSLLNSYEDRLSMKKNGNKLVDGDGVKRVISALVSKKAPI from the coding sequence ATGGATCTATCGGGTCAAACGCTTGTTATCCGCGCTGACGGCAACACCAGAATCGGCTCGGGACACGTCATGCGCTGCCTCGCCCTGGCCCAGGGATGGCAGGACAGGGGCGGGAGGGTCGTCCTCCTCCTGGGGGAAGAGACGGCGAGCGTAAGAGAAAGGTGGAGAGGGGAGGGAATGGAGGTGGAGGTTATCTCTGCCGACCCGGGGGGAGACAAAGACGCGGTCAAAACGGCCGATTTCGCGAGGGCAAGCGGGGCCGACTGGATCGTGGTTGACGGATATCGATTCGACGCTCGTTATCAGAGGATAATAAAGGAGACGGGACAAAGGCTCCTTTTTTTGGATGACTACGGTCACGCCGATCACTATTATGCCGACATCGTATTGAATCAGAATATCCAGGCCCATGAGGAATTATATAAGAAAAGGGAGCCGTACACGGTGCTCCTCCTCGGCACGGATTATGTTCTCCTGAGGAGGGAGTTTCTTAAACGGCGGGGATATGGGCGGGAGATCCCGGAGGTTGCGAAAAAGATATTGATCACCATGGGGGGAAGCGATCCCGACAACTGTACGATGAAGGTACTGGAAGCCCTGTCGCTGCTGAAATTGAGGGACATTGAAGCTATGGTCGTGATTGGGGGAGAGAATCCCCACTATGAGGACTTAAAGTCAAGAGTCACCGGCGCCCCTTTCTCTATAAGGCTTGAGAGGAATGTAACCAACATGCCGGAACTTATGGCATGGGCGGACTTGGCGATATCGGCCGGCGGAAGCACGGTCTGGGAGCTGGCGTTCATGGGACTCCCGGCCATTATCGTTGTGCTTGTCGATAATCAGAGAGGGGCGGCACTTGGAGTTTCCGAAAAGGGCGCGGGAATAAGCTTGGGATTTTGCAGTCGGGTTGTTCCTCAAGAAATCGCGGAATCAGTATATAGTTTATTAAATAGCTACGAGGATCGTTTGTCTATGAAAAAAAACGGCAACAAGCTTGTCGATGGAGATGGAGTAAAAAGGGTAATATCCGCTCTTGTATCAAAAAAAGCTCCTATATAA
- the pseC gene encoding UDP-4-amino-4,6-dideoxy-N-acetyl-beta-L-altrosamine transaminase encodes MNKYIPYGRQSIDEDDIQSVEEVLRSDWLTTGPMIGTFENEFAKKVGARHAVAFSSGTAALHATMYAIGIEAGDEVIVPPMTFLATANTVVYQKGMPVFADVEKDTLLIDPAQIEEKITPKTRAVVCVDYAGQPCNYDAVQEITNRHGLVLVGDSCHALGASYKDRSVGSIADLTAFSFHPVKHITTGEGGMVTTDNLEFAERMRIFRNHGIDTDQKERSEKGTWIYEMVGLGYNYRITDFQCALGLSQLKKLDGWVKKRREIAKRYDEAFSEQSNFKPLAVRPDVSHSYHLYVILLNLDLLKKGREEIFTGLRSRGIGVNVHYIPVHLQPYYRDNLGTGKGLCPVSEDAYERIISLPIFPSMSDGDVERVISEVIEGAA; translated from the coding sequence TTGAATAAGTATATCCCTTATGGAAGGCAATCTATCGACGAGGACGATATCCAATCCGTCGAGGAGGTGCTCCGCTCCGATTGGCTGACGACCGGCCCGATGATCGGGACCTTCGAGAACGAATTTGCAAAAAAAGTCGGGGCAAGACACGCCGTGGCCTTCTCCAGCGGAACAGCGGCCCTCCACGCCACCATGTACGCAATAGGGATCGAGGCCGGCGACGAGGTGATCGTGCCCCCGATGACCTTTCTTGCAACAGCCAACACGGTTGTATATCAAAAGGGAATGCCCGTCTTCGCCGACGTCGAGAAGGATACCCTCCTTATCGATCCCGCTCAAATCGAAGAAAAGATAACTCCAAAGACCAGGGCCGTTGTCTGCGTCGATTATGCCGGGCAGCCCTGTAACTATGACGCCGTTCAAGAGATAACGAATCGTCACGGGCTTGTACTCGTCGGGGATTCCTGCCACGCCCTCGGGGCCTCATATAAGGACCGCAGCGTGGGGAGCATCGCGGACCTGACCGCGTTCAGCTTTCATCCCGTAAAACATATCACAACCGGCGAGGGGGGCATGGTAACGACGGACAATCTTGAATTCGCCGAGAGGATGAGGATATTCAGAAACCACGGGATCGACACGGACCAGAAAGAGCGCTCCGAGAAGGGCACCTGGATATACGAGATGGTCGGCCTGGGATACAACTACAGGATAACGGATTTTCAGTGCGCCCTTGGACTAAGCCAGCTGAAAAAATTGGACGGCTGGGTAAAAAAGAGACGGGAGATCGCCAAAAGATACGACGAGGCCTTTAGTGAGCAGTCCAATTTCAAACCGCTAGCCGTAAGACCCGATGTCTCCCACTCATATCACCTGTACGTAATCCTTTTGAACCTCGATCTACTGAAAAAAGGAAGAGAGGAGATATTTACCGGGCTCAGATCCAGGGGGATCGGCGTCAACGTACACTACATTCCCGTTCACCTTCAGCCCTATTACAGGGATAATCTCGGAACCGGGAAGGGACTCTGCCCCGTTAGTGAAGACGCCTACGAGCGGATCATCTCGCTTCCCATCTTCCCCTCCATGAGCGACGGGGACGTGGAGAGGGTGATCTCCGAGGTAATAGAGGGCGCGGCTTGA
- the pseB gene encoding UDP-N-acetylglucosamine 4,6-dehydratase (inverting) gives MFNDKTVLITGGTGSFGKKFVKTVIERYKPKKLIIFSRDELKQFDMSHELDNGKYKFLRFFIGDVRDQERLYEAFHGVDYVVHAAALKQIPTAEYNPFEAVKTNVLGGQNVIRAAINQKVKKVIALSTDKAANPINLYGATKLCSDKLFVAGNAMSGDSGTIFSVVRYGNVVGSRGSVIPYFLERKKTGVLPVTDEKMTRFSITLQESVDFVLNCLDIMYGGELFVPKIPSYRIIDIVKAIAPDARTSIVGIRPGEKLHELMITKDDARNTMEYDDFFIIQPNFDWWTNKEALKKAGGKRCPEGFYYSSGKNTEWLSIEDIKELVKEYCLEHGIE, from the coding sequence ATGTTTAACGATAAAACAGTATTAATCACCGGCGGCACCGGCTCATTCGGCAAAAAGTTCGTCAAAACCGTAATTGAAAGATACAAACCCAAAAAGCTCATCATCTTCTCAAGAGACGAGCTCAAGCAATTCGATATGAGCCACGAGCTTGACAACGGTAAATATAAGTTTCTACGCTTTTTTATAGGGGACGTCAGGGATCAGGAGCGGTTGTACGAGGCATTTCACGGAGTGGACTATGTTGTTCATGCCGCCGCACTAAAGCAGATTCCCACCGCCGAATACAATCCTTTTGAGGCGGTGAAGACAAACGTCCTCGGCGGGCAGAATGTCATACGGGCGGCCATAAATCAAAAGGTCAAGAAGGTTATCGCCCTCTCCACCGATAAGGCTGCCAATCCCATAAATCTGTATGGCGCCACTAAATTATGCTCCGATAAACTCTTTGTCGCGGGAAACGCTATGAGCGGAGATTCGGGGACCATCTTCTCCGTCGTACGGTATGGAAACGTAGTGGGAAGTCGCGGCTCGGTAATCCCATATTTCTTGGAGAGAAAGAAGACCGGCGTTTTACCTGTGACCGATGAGAAGATGACCCGCTTTTCAATTACTCTGCAGGAGAGCGTGGACTTCGTCCTCAATTGCCTTGATATAATGTACGGCGGTGAATTATTCGTTCCCAAGATCCCCAGCTATAGAATCATCGATATTGTAAAGGCCATCGCCCCCGATGCAAGGACCTCGATAGTCGGGATCAGGCCAGGAGAAAAGTTGCACGAGCTCATGATTACAAAGGACGACGCCCGAAACACCATGGAGTATGACGATTTCTTTATAATTCAACCAAATTTCGATTGGTGGACCAATAAAGAGGCATTAAAAAAGGCCGGTGGAAAACGCTGTCCGGAAGGTTTTTACTATTCCAGCGGAAAGAACACGGAATGGCTTTCAATCGAGGATATCAAGGAACTTGTAAAAGAATACTGCCTGGAGCACGGTATTGAATAA
- a CDS encoding class I SAM-dependent methyltransferase: MAKDNDIREKYELLRSSVYRPYSLKGYDHFKYRIDEALKDISPVGMSILDVGCGIGHLTTYLALMGADKIVGLEPMLSGSADNSFLIFKRSIEELELSNCVAINGTFQEFNSKPHEFDILISYNSINHLDDDRCRKLHYDSESWGHYLGMMKKAYTMLNSRGVFVIADCSRTNIYSKLGKLGIKNPFMSDINWEIHQHPRTWKLLLKEAGFTRIRYWWNTPYQLRGIKFLLSNRFFSYLTTSNFVIHAFV, encoded by the coding sequence TTGGCAAAAGATAATGATATAAGAGAGAAATATGAATTATTAAGAAGTAGTGTTTATCGACCTTACTCGTTAAAAGGCTATGACCACTTCAAATACAGGATAGATGAAGCTCTGAAGGATATCAGTCCCGTCGGGATGTCCATACTTGATGTAGGGTGCGGGATCGGTCACCTTACGACGTATCTGGCGCTGATGGGCGCCGACAAGATAGTCGGGTTGGAGCCGATGTTGTCGGGATCTGCAGATAACAGCTTTTTGATCTTTAAACGTAGCATCGAGGAGCTGGAGCTTTCAAACTGCGTTGCAATAAACGGCACCTTTCAGGAATTCAATTCAAAACCTCACGAGTTTGACATCCTCATTTCCTACAATTCTATAAACCACCTGGACGATGATAGGTGCAGAAAGCTCCACTATGACAGTGAGTCTTGGGGGCATTATCTCGGGATGATGAAAAAGGCGTATACTATGCTCAATTCGAGGGGCGTTTTTGTGATTGCCGATTGCTCTCGTACTAATATCTATTCCAAACTCGGCAAGCTCGGCATTAAAAATCCCTTTATGTCGGATATAAACTGGGAAATTCACCAGCATCCGAGAACGTGGAAGCTCCTTCTTAAAGAAGCTGGATTCACCCGCATACGATATTGGTGGAATACCCCATATCAATTAAGAGGGATTAAATTTCTACTTTCAAATCGGTTCTTTTCGTACCTTACTACCTCGAATTTCGTCATTCACGCCTTTGTGTGA
- a CDS encoding M23 family metallopeptidase has translation MILFNRSHRLLLLKSGAILISMLLLLPGCETLMTLVPQQKGVYHTVSPGEDLWRISSVYKVDPKTIAEYNQIYNPDDIESGDKIFIPGARKVLEIPPPTPDELAAKVKRGLFIWPVNGMVFSLFGPRWGRFHWGIDISAPSGTSIVAAGPGDVVFVGRRGGYGITVEIRHDEHYTTVYAHMRKTMVEEGKRVKVGEVIGEVGCTGRCTGPHCHFEVLYDGTQRNPLFFLP, from the coding sequence ATGATTTTATTTAACAGGTCTCATCGACTTCTATTACTGAAGAGCGGCGCCATACTGATCTCCATGCTGCTTCTTCTTCCGGGATGTGAAACCCTGATGACGCTCGTACCGCAGCAAAAGGGCGTTTATCATACCGTTTCTCCCGGAGAAGATCTGTGGAGAATAAGCAGTGTTTACAAGGTCGATCCAAAGACAATTGCCGAATACAACCAGATCTATAATCCCGACGACATAGAGAGCGGGGATAAGATCTTTATCCCGGGGGCGAGAAAGGTCCTGGAGATTCCGCCCCCGACGCCGGATGAGCTTGCCGCAAAGGTAAAGAGGGGCCTCTTCATATGGCCCGTCAACGGCATGGTGTTCTCCCTCTTCGGCCCCCGGTGGGGCAGGTTTCACTGGGGAATAGACATCTCCGCCCCCAGCGGGACGTCGATCGTTGCGGCGGGACCCGGAGACGTTGTCTTTGTAGGGAGGAGGGGAGGCTACGGGATCACCGTCGAGATAAGACACGACGAGCATTATACTACGGTTTACGCCCACATGAGAAAGACCATGGTTGAGGAGGGAAAAAGGGTAAAGGTCGGGGAGGTGATAGGCGAGGTGGGATGTACGGGAAGGTGCACGGGCCCCCACTGCCACTTCGAGGTACTATACGACGGTACCCAGAGGAATCCCCTCTTCTTTCTCCCGTGA
- a CDS encoding FAD-dependent oxidoreductase: MSKKSLSIPERDIPISMEADVVVAGGGPSGFAAALAAARRGLSVILIERYGFLGGMATAGAVGTICGMYLHHPDKIEFIIEGTAKEIAEKLTAMGGAFGPFIRESFTALIYNPWHMKRLCDKLIGDEPKIKLMLHSYAADVIVSGDEIKGLVVASPEGLFGVRGKIYIDATGDAVLALASGVEIKKGDDKGGGAVMTPTMMFFAQGMDLVRYQQEGMAVLNDRIRDAVSTGKYSLTVSQGLIIPTFRPGEAIVKISALTKDGRALDGSLVSDLTYGELKGRADAEVAVEFLKKEVPGFENAFLADTAVQLGIRETRRIVGEYILTEDDVLSGRKFDDSICFSSWPLEKWEEGMTEPELVFLDEGLYYGVPYRSLVPKRIVNLLVTGRAISMDHGALASARVMGVCMACGQAAGAATRIILRSGARTRDIDVEELITDLKRDGARLD, from the coding sequence ATGTCTAAAAAGAGCCTGTCAATTCCGGAAAGGGATATCCCCATTTCAATGGAGGCCGACGTGGTCGTTGCCGGCGGCGGACCCTCCGGCTTCGCTGCGGCGTTGGCTGCGGCGCGTCGGGGCCTTTCCGTTATACTGATTGAAAGATACGGCTTTCTGGGCGGGATGGCGACGGCGGGGGCCGTGGGAACAATCTGCGGCATGTACCTCCATCACCCGGACAAGATCGAGTTCATCATAGAGGGGACGGCAAAGGAGATAGCGGAGAAGCTGACCGCCATGGGGGGCGCCTTCGGCCCCTTTATAAGGGAGAGCTTTACCGCCCTGATATACAATCCCTGGCACATGAAGCGCCTCTGTGACAAACTTATAGGGGACGAGCCGAAAATCAAACTGATGCTTCACTCATACGCGGCGGACGTGATTGTGAGCGGTGACGAGATAAAAGGGCTTGTGGTGGCAAGCCCCGAAGGGCTCTTCGGGGTACGCGGAAAGATTTACATCGACGCAACGGGGGACGCCGTTTTGGCCCTGGCCTCCGGCGTAGAGATAAAGAAGGGGGACGACAAGGGAGGCGGGGCGGTCATGACGCCCACCATGATGTTTTTCGCCCAGGGGATGGATCTGGTTCGCTACCAGCAGGAGGGGATGGCCGTTTTGAACGACAGGATCAGGGACGCGGTTTCGACCGGGAAATACTCCCTGACCGTAAGCCAAGGCCTTATAATCCCAACCTTCAGGCCCGGAGAGGCGATTGTGAAGATCTCGGCCCTTACCAAAGACGGCAGGGCGCTTGACGGGAGCCTGGTGTCCGACCTGACCTACGGGGAGCTCAAGGGTAGGGCCGATGCGGAGGTCGCGGTGGAGTTTCTCAAAAAGGAGGTTCCCGGGTTCGAGAACGCCTTTCTCGCGGACACCGCCGTTCAGCTGGGCATAAGGGAGACGAGGAGGATCGTCGGGGAGTATATATTGACCGAGGACGATGTGCTTTCCGGCAGGAAGTTCGACGACTCGATATGCTTCAGCTCCTGGCCGCTGGAGAAGTGGGAGGAGGGGATGACGGAGCCGGAGCTTGTTTTCCTTGACGAGGGATTGTATTACGGCGTACCGTACCGCTCCCTTGTCCCAAAGAGGATCGTAAACCTCTTGGTCACAGGCAGGGCAATCTCGATGGATCACGGGGCGCTGGCATCGGCGAGAGTAATGGGGGTGTGCATGGCGTGCGGCCAGGCAGCGGGGGCGGCGACCCGGATAATACTGAGATCGGGCGCAAGGACACGGGATATCGACGTCGAGGAGTTGATAACGGATTTGAAGAGGGACGGGGCAAGGCTCGATTAG
- a CDS encoding succinylglutamate desuccinylase/aspartoacylase family protein — translation MSKGSKLKDKAKRGKKVSGHLTIAESADRQEIRLNYFAVWGTKEGPTLLINAAVHGNEVVGVEVLREMVDYIDPKKLSGNVLAVPIVNPMAFNSGLRWDPYDNVDMNRVFPGNPDGTMTERIAHSFFDIFVKEANYIIDLHSAEFPDELIPHIRVRVENPSREYLDLVVSTGINAVWNGPTLKGMLQTEAFRIGVPCTTIEIGAAGKITRNNVDVGTTAVKNVMYVLGMLEGTAEIPSHQIVLASNRPWVRSPIGGIFKPAINLGQFVKRGENIGDIIDPTSFENHDLTSPLSGVVTGLTNQPIVRSGTRVTMVIDFDRDDMKKHLVESPALPNSKSKENEYLIALMKELN, via the coding sequence GTGTCAAAGGGATCGAAGCTGAAGGACAAGGCGAAAAGGGGAAAGAAGGTATCCGGGCACCTGACGATCGCCGAGAGCGCCGACCGCCAGGAGATCCGCCTGAACTATTTCGCGGTCTGGGGGACAAAGGAAGGCCCCACGCTTCTTATAAACGCCGCCGTACACGGAAACGAGGTGGTGGGCGTAGAGGTGTTGAGGGAGATGGTGGACTACATCGACCCGAAGAAGCTGAGCGGAAACGTCCTTGCCGTTCCCATAGTCAACCCAATGGCTTTTAACTCCGGGCTTCGTTGGGATCCGTACGACAACGTAGATATGAACAGGGTATTCCCAGGGAATCCGGACGGAACGATGACCGAGAGGATCGCCCACAGCTTCTTTGACATCTTCGTAAAGGAGGCAAATTACATCATCGATCTCCACTCCGCCGAGTTCCCTGACGAGCTTATCCCCCACATAAGGGTGAGGGTGGAAAATCCATCCAGGGAGTATCTTGATCTTGTTGTTTCCACGGGGATCAACGCGGTCTGGAACGGCCCCACGCTGAAGGGGATGCTCCAGACGGAGGCGTTCAGGATCGGCGTGCCCTGCACGACGATCGAGATCGGGGCCGCCGGGAAGATCACCCGAAACAACGTGGACGTTGGAACAACGGCCGTAAAGAACGTCATGTACGTCCTCGGGATGCTTGAAGGGACGGCGGAGATACCGTCTCATCAGATCGTGCTGGCATCCAACAGGCCCTGGGTGAGAAGCCCCATCGGTGGGATATTCAAGCCGGCCATAAACCTCGGCCAATTTGTCAAGAGAGGGGAAAACATCGGGGACATTATCGATCCCACGAGCTTTGAGAACCACGACCTCACGTCGCCCTTGTCGGGGGTCGTCACTGGACTGACGAATCAGCCGATAGTTCGATCCGGCACGAGGGTCACCATGGTCATCGATTTTGACAGAGACGATATGAAAAAACACCTCGTGGAATCACCTGCGCTCCCGAACTCAAAATCGAAGGAGAACGAGTATCTCATCGCCCTGATGAAAGAGCTTAATTAA
- a CDS encoding Gfo/Idh/MocA family oxidoreductase: MAGEKDKLRFAIVGCGRISDLHARAYEGSDDAEIFAVCDVNEDVAKRRGEEWGAKKVYTDYEKLLKDDEIDAVELLVPHGLHMPMTVAAAQAKKNISVQKPMATSVADAKKMVEAAKEEGVVLKVFENFVFYPPYVKARELVESGAIGKLITVRMSMTTGRGGWDIPGEAWLWRLDKVKGGGGLHVFDDGYHKFSQAYDIGGEVEKVYAWIDYTNNIVDSPSFIMWKYKEGERARYGQYDLTHAYDMHIRSAYYGTDDRVELVGSEGIIFINGCTGDMLCEPPLVLYRDGETRAFHSIIYDWGQAFVDSGRHFFKCLKDGGDPILSGEVGVKVTQFTLAAELSHAEGREIKPEDVP, translated from the coding sequence ATGGCAGGAGAGAAAGACAAGTTGAGGTTTGCGATTGTGGGGTGCGGGAGGATCAGCGACCTGCACGCCCGCGCCTACGAAGGGAGCGACGACGCTGAGATCTTCGCCGTCTGCGACGTCAATGAGGATGTCGCAAAAAGGAGAGGGGAAGAGTGGGGAGCGAAGAAGGTCTACACGGACTACGAAAAGCTGTTGAAGGACGACGAGATCGACGCGGTCGAGCTTTTGGTTCCCCACGGTCTTCACATGCCGATGACGGTGGCGGCGGCCCAGGCCAAAAAGAATATCAGCGTCCAGAAGCCTATGGCCACAAGCGTGGCCGATGCGAAGAAGATGGTTGAGGCCGCAAAAGAAGAGGGGGTCGTCTTAAAGGTGTTTGAGAACTTCGTTTTCTATCCTCCTTACGTGAAGGCCAGGGAGCTGGTGGAGTCGGGAGCGATCGGAAAGCTGATCACCGTCAGGATGAGCATGACGACCGGCAGGGGCGGCTGGGATATCCCGGGGGAGGCCTGGCTCTGGCGGTTGGACAAGGTAAAGGGGGGCGGCGGGCTTCATGTATTCGACGACGGGTACCACAAGTTCTCCCAGGCCTACGACATCGGCGGCGAGGTGGAGAAGGTCTACGCGTGGATAGACTACACAAACAACATCGTAGACTCACCCTCTTTCATAATGTGGAAATACAAGGAAGGCGAGCGCGCCCGCTACGGCCAGTACGACCTGACCCATGCATACGACATGCATATAAGGTCTGCTTACTACGGCACGGACGACAGGGTTGAGCTTGTGGGCAGCGAGGGGATTATATTTATAAATGGCTGCACCGGTGATATGCTGTGCGAGCCCCCGCTAGTCCTCTATAGGGACGGCGAGACCCGGGCCTTTCACAGCATAATATACGACTGGGGCCAGGCCTTCGTCGACAGCGGCAGGCACTTTTTCAAATGCCTGAAGGACGGCGGGGATCCGATCCTCTCCGGGGAGGTGGGGGTCAAGGTGACCCAGTTCACGCTCGCCGCCGAGCTCTCCCACGCCGAGGGAAGGGAGATAAAGCCTGAGGATGTGCCTTGA
- a CDS encoding DUF362 domain-containing protein, whose translation MREIDIAVVKIPKEKKDNADFFKEKFAKLIDIAGGIDFVNKGDSVLVKVSLNSDRKYPATTSPDTLSALIELLIKRSPSAIYVGDKSAFFRKTKKIFKNTGFEELIAAYAKKVEKDTGTKVRLIDFDDCIYRDRYFPKDIKDKWELQRTRHMIRAPKMLFEEDPFLKGKGLPAKVDHIIVLGTVKTHFLGRFTLGMKSYVGFLDNESRCLFHNIPHKNCYRLKKIAPFDRVSLQNRVPELLTVIPLPKLVILDGRELIIRGGPDSNNRIQPLPSFVPNPYTGVMMAGTDIVAVDAAGVALLKTQKRVAKELKRFSIWEMPTFVRAEELKLGANRADKIVLHTDSKEEKFERIAWFLQ comes from the coding sequence ATGAGGGAAATCGATATAGCCGTGGTCAAGATACCAAAGGAGAAAAAGGACAACGCGGACTTTTTTAAAGAGAAATTTGCAAAGCTGATCGATATCGCCGGCGGGATAGACTTCGTAAATAAAGGGGACTCGGTCCTTGTCAAGGTATCCCTGAACTCCGACAGAAAGTATCCTGCCACGACAAGCCCCGACACTCTAAGTGCGCTGATCGAGCTTTTGATAAAGAGATCGCCGTCGGCAATCTACGTAGGGGACAAGTCGGCGTTCTTCAGGAAGACTAAAAAGATATTCAAGAATACGGGATTTGAAGAGCTTATAGCCGCTTATGCAAAAAAAGTGGAAAAGGATACCGGCACGAAGGTCAGGCTCATCGACTTTGACGACTGTATCTACAGGGACCGCTACTTCCCCAAAGACATCAAGGACAAGTGGGAGCTCCAGCGCACAAGACACATGATCAGGGCGCCCAAGATGCTCTTTGAGGAGGACCCGTTTCTTAAGGGAAAGGGGCTTCCCGCAAAGGTCGACCACATCATCGTGCTGGGGACGGTCAAGACCCACTTCCTGGGGAGATTCACCCTGGGAATGAAGAGCTACGTCGGTTTCCTCGACAACGAGAGCCGTTGTCTTTTTCACAACATTCCCCACAAGAACTGCTACAGGCTTAAAAAAATCGCCCCCTTCGACAGGGTGAGTCTCCAGAACCGGGTTCCGGAGCTCCTTACCGTTATTCCCCTCCCGAAGCTCGTGATCCTCGACGGACGGGAGCTTATCATCAGGGGCGGGCCTGACTCCAACAACAGGATTCAGCCGCTCCCCTCCTTTGTCCCGAATCCCTACACCGGCGTGATGATGGCCGGAACTGATATTGTGGCGGTGGACGCCGCGGGCGTGGCGCTTTTGAAAACGCAGAAGAGAGTGGCAAAGGAGCTAAAACGGTTTTCCATCTGGGAGATGCCCACATTTGTCAGAGCCGAAGAGCTGAAATTGGGGGCAAACCGCGCCGACAAGATCGTGCTCCATACGGATTCAAAGGAGGAGAAATTCGAGCGGATAGCCTGGTTCCTCCAGTAA
- a CDS encoding CvpA family protein, protein MNYLDIAIIIILGASVIYSVIKGFIRDAFSLLAVILGIVASLLFYPTGAEMLAGLITNPQIANIVSFAVIFLAVSIVVSLLGMLVSRMIKTADLSFYDRVAGGTFGLVKGYILVAVLVIVVTTLFPASARTSKITPYVVRSIRVVTDILPADYQRKIEEQKKNLENLNERTIERNDSKVSQ, encoded by the coding sequence ATGAACTACCTTGACATCGCGATCATAATTATCCTTGGGGCGAGCGTAATCTACAGCGTCATCAAGGGCTTCATAAGGGATGCCTTCTCGCTATTGGCGGTCATCTTGGGGATCGTGGCGTCCCTCCTCTTTTACCCCACCGGCGCCGAGATGCTCGCCGGATTGATAACCAATCCGCAGATTGCAAACATCGTGAGCTTTGCGGTAATCTTTCTCGCCGTTTCCATAGTCGTATCCCTTTTGGGCATGCTGGTCTCAAGGATGATCAAGACCGCCGACCTCTCCTTTTACGACAGGGTAGCGGGGGGGACCTTCGGCCTCGTGAAGGGTTATATCCTCGTTGCCGTTCTCGTGATAGTCGTGACAACCCTCTTTCCCGCATCGGCCAGAACTTCAAAGATAACTCCCTATGTCGTGAGATCGATAAGGGTTGTGACCGACATCCTCCCCGCCGACTACCAGAGAAAGATCGAGGAGCAGAAGAAAAATCTTGAGAATCTCAACGAACGGACTATCGAGAGGAATGACAGTAAAGTATCCCAGTAG